A window from Micromonospora profundi encodes these proteins:
- a CDS encoding DUF932 domain-containing protein — MPHELETFADGTTAFASARLSAWHQLGTVTQHTMKAEEIMAAARLGDWGVRTIRTVGIDIVNGVEVQIPADDKRMTVRRNPVTGATEYLGIVGTDYTVVQNEQCAEMLDRLVDQVGGAHFETAGSLRRGKSVFVTMKLPTAMEIAGVDRLDLYLIGTTSHDGTAALRVDASPIRVVCANTQRAAFAHSAGHYTFRHTSNVNSQISQAREALGLMWTYMQTFEKAAERMLQTELTMREFEKVVAGVWPVKDNASEQTRNNAKQRLGTLKYLIREADTQKAITGSRWAGYQAITEYLDHYQPAKNETARANRVLTGNVGELKVTAFDLLKV, encoded by the coding sequence GTGCCGCACGAACTTGAGACATTCGCCGACGGAACGACCGCCTTCGCCAGCGCCCGCCTGTCGGCCTGGCATCAGCTGGGCACCGTCACCCAGCACACGATGAAGGCCGAGGAGATCATGGCCGCCGCCCGGCTCGGCGACTGGGGCGTACGGACCATCCGCACCGTCGGCATCGACATCGTCAACGGCGTCGAGGTGCAGATCCCCGCCGACGACAAGCGCATGACCGTGCGCCGCAACCCCGTCACCGGCGCAACCGAGTACCTGGGCATCGTCGGCACCGACTACACCGTGGTTCAGAACGAGCAGTGCGCCGAGATGCTCGACCGCCTCGTCGACCAGGTCGGCGGCGCCCACTTCGAAACCGCCGGAAGCCTCCGCCGCGGCAAGTCGGTGTTCGTCACGATGAAGCTGCCCACGGCGATGGAGATCGCCGGGGTGGACCGCCTGGACCTCTACCTCATCGGCACCACCTCCCACGACGGCACCGCCGCCCTGCGGGTCGACGCCAGCCCGATCCGAGTCGTCTGCGCCAACACCCAACGCGCCGCCTTCGCCCACTCGGCCGGGCACTACACGTTCCGGCACACCTCCAACGTCAACTCCCAGATCAGCCAGGCCCGTGAAGCGCTGGGCCTGATGTGGACGTACATGCAGACCTTCGAGAAGGCCGCCGAGCGGATGCTCCAGACCGAGCTGACCATGCGCGAGTTCGAGAAGGTCGTCGCCGGGGTGTGGCCGGTCAAGGACAACGCGTCCGAGCAAACCCGCAACAACGCCAAGCAGCGCCTCGGCACCCTCAAGTACCTGATCCGCGAGGCCGACACCCAGAAAGCGATCACCGGCAGCCGGTGGGCCGGCTACCAGGCCATCACCGAGTACCTCGACCACTACCAGCCCGCCAAGAACGAGACCGCCCGCGCCAACCGGGTGCTCACCGGAAACGTCGGCGAGCTGAAGGTGACCGCCTTCGACCTCCTGAAGGTCTGA